From a region of the Aeoliella mucimassa genome:
- a CDS encoding class I SAM-dependent methyltransferase, giving the protein MEPAQPTEFANKSTTAEIRERFDHDVERFTHLETGQSATIDAPLAMELITQAAIASTPTIRRVLDIGCGAGNNTLKLRQAYGSNFDVDLLDLSRPMLDRAEQRVAEAGAGAISIWHDDFRHAELPSESFDVVLAAAVLHHLRDDDDWLAAFTKIYQLLTPGGSVWITDLVLHETTVVHQMMWQRYGDYLTQLGGEAYRDKVFAYIDKEDTPRPVTYQLDLLRQVGFAKVELLHKNSCFAAFGAVK; this is encoded by the coding sequence ATGGAACCAGCCCAGCCAACGGAGTTTGCCAACAAATCGACGACCGCAGAGATCCGCGAGCGATTCGACCACGACGTCGAGCGTTTTACGCATCTCGAGACGGGGCAATCCGCGACGATCGACGCCCCGCTCGCCATGGAGCTGATTACCCAGGCGGCGATTGCTTCGACTCCAACGATTCGCCGGGTGCTAGACATTGGTTGTGGGGCAGGCAACAACACGCTCAAGCTGCGGCAGGCGTACGGTTCGAACTTCGATGTCGACTTGCTCGACCTCAGCCGCCCGATGCTCGATCGCGCCGAGCAACGCGTGGCCGAAGCCGGCGCGGGCGCCATTAGCATCTGGCACGACGACTTTCGCCATGCCGAGCTGCCGAGCGAGTCGTTCGACGTTGTGCTAGCGGCAGCTGTGTTGCATCACTTGCGCGACGATGACGACTGGCTGGCCGCGTTCACCAAGATCTATCAGTTGCTCACCCCAGGCGGGAGCGTGTGGATCACCGATCTCGTGCTGCACGAAACCACCGTGGTGCACCAGATGATGTGGCAACGCTACGGCGACTACCTCACCCAACTCGGCGGCGAAGCCTACCGCGATAAGGTGTTTGCGTACATCGACAAAGAAGACACCCCACGTCCGGTCACCTATCAGCTCGACCTGCTGCGACAGGTTGGCTTCGCGAAGGTCGAGTTGCTGCACAAGAACTCCTGCTTTGCGGCTTTCGGTGCGGTGAAGTAA
- a CDS encoding MFS transporter — translation MSKTPAPRTSMPADPAYAWVMIPVAILMQAGTSPGQSFGVSLFMGPIREELGLSETSITGAYMIASALAALPLMGIGRLMDRWGLRIVSMALVLAVGSACFAISKVQGVVGLTCAFFALRAFGQGALSMAASNTLGTWFSRRLGVASGLAGIGMSATVAIVPLGILALIQQYGWRDAYAIVGGIVIAILMPLMLVVYRNNTKVVEVIPSENEPPVSDGPDFTLAEAVRTPTYWVAVAATALTGMIATALFINLSRLFSENGFTAEQAALVFPISATAMGIMQIKGGLLADHIPLRILLGSSILLLGTSALCLGMPGSIFMAYVGAAALGANQGLLQVTGNTLWPRYFGRRNLGSIRSSVWTAMVISCSVGPFIMGFTLELLGSYDASVWLFVSLSTVIAVAAFGFAGPPVPVAETEETPLQEAPAMAS, via the coding sequence ATGTCGAAGACACCCGCCCCGCGCACGTCGATGCCTGCCGACCCGGCTTACGCCTGGGTGATGATTCCCGTTGCCATTCTCATGCAAGCGGGCACGTCGCCGGGGCAGTCGTTCGGTGTGTCGCTCTTCATGGGACCGATCCGCGAGGAACTGGGGCTCAGCGAAACCTCGATCACCGGGGCCTACATGATCGCCAGCGCCCTGGCTGCGTTGCCGCTGATGGGCATCGGGCGGTTGATGGATCGCTGGGGGCTCCGCATCGTATCGATGGCTCTGGTGCTGGCTGTAGGGTCGGCTTGCTTTGCGATCTCCAAGGTGCAAGGGGTCGTGGGGCTCACGTGTGCGTTCTTCGCGCTACGGGCGTTTGGGCAGGGGGCGTTGTCGATGGCCGCCTCGAACACACTCGGCACTTGGTTCTCACGGCGACTCGGCGTGGCCTCGGGACTGGCCGGCATCGGCATGTCGGCCACCGTGGCGATCGTGCCGCTCGGCATCCTGGCGCTGATCCAGCAATACGGCTGGCGCGACGCTTATGCCATCGTCGGCGGGATTGTGATTGCGATCCTCATGCCGCTGATGCTGGTGGTGTATCGCAACAATACGAAGGTCGTCGAAGTCATCCCTTCAGAGAACGAACCACCAGTGAGCGATGGCCCTGACTTCACCCTGGCCGAAGCAGTCCGCACACCAACTTATTGGGTAGCCGTAGCGGCCACCGCCCTCACTGGCATGATTGCGACCGCGCTGTTCATCAACCTGTCGCGACTCTTTAGCGAGAACGGCTTTACCGCCGAGCAGGCAGCGCTCGTGTTTCCCATCTCGGCCACGGCCATGGGCATCATGCAGATCAAAGGGGGCCTGCTGGCCGACCATATTCCCTTGCGCATTTTGCTCGGTAGCTCCATATTGCTCCTCGGCACCTCGGCCCTGTGTCTCGGCATGCCGGGCTCGATCTTCATGGCTTACGTCGGGGCGGCAGCGCTCGGTGCCAATCAAGGGCTGCTGCAAGTAACCGGCAACACGCTCTGGCCTCGTTACTTTGGCCGCCGAAACCTCGGCTCGATTCGTAGCAGCGTGTGGACCGCGATGGTCATCAGTTGCAGCGTGGGACCCTTTATCATGGGCTTTACCCTCGAGCTACTCGGCAGCTACGACGCGTCGGTCTGGCTGTTCGTGTCGCTCTCCACCGTTATCGCGGTGGCCGCGTTCGGTTTCGCCGGGCCTCCGGTGCCGGTCGCGGAAACCGAAGAAACCCCGCTGCAGGAAGCCCCTGCGATGGCAAGCTAG
- a CDS encoding sulfatase-like hydrolase/transferase yields the protein MIRIALHAVLLVTLITTLAVADDRPNILVLYSDDAGYGDFGFQPDCVPEMKQMTPHIDSIASDGVRFSNAYMSGCVCSPSRAGLMVGRYQQRFGHDNNLPPGSKLGLSLDETFGASRLQQLGYHTGLIGKWHLGYADAYHPNARGFDWFYGLLQGSRSYYPLQKPSPHQVIQEDGKATAERGYVTDRFGDAACEFLRREHDRPFFLFVSFTAPHGPNQPKEADLDRLSHIAPGRRRRHCGLTVALDDNVGKILECLDEQRLADNTLVIFTNDNGGQTQTGANNNPLSGHKGELLEGGIRVPMAMRWPGKIDAGTVIDDPVISLDLVPTFLSAAGTTPSDAWQLDGTNLTGRLTGELTSLPDRPLFWRKGGSQGARAIRQGNWKLLDLRTEGSTAQLFDLASDPKEQRDVSAAHPETAKSLAEKLDAWEAELIEPRWGPGA from the coding sequence ATGATTCGAATTGCCTTGCACGCGGTGCTCCTGGTCACCTTGATAACTACCCTGGCGGTCGCCGACGATCGCCCGAACATTCTGGTGCTCTACTCCGACGACGCGGGGTACGGCGACTTCGGCTTCCAGCCCGACTGCGTGCCGGAGATGAAGCAGATGACCCCGCACATCGACTCGATTGCGAGCGACGGGGTACGCTTCTCCAACGCTTACATGTCGGGCTGCGTCTGCTCTCCTTCGCGGGCGGGGTTGATGGTCGGTCGCTACCAGCAGCGGTTCGGGCACGATAACAATTTGCCACCTGGATCGAAGCTCGGCTTGTCGCTCGACGAGACCTTCGGTGCGAGTCGCTTGCAGCAACTCGGCTATCACACAGGGCTGATTGGCAAATGGCACCTGGGCTACGCCGACGCGTATCATCCCAACGCTCGCGGCTTCGATTGGTTCTATGGCTTGCTGCAAGGTTCGCGAAGCTACTACCCGCTGCAGAAGCCGAGTCCCCATCAAGTGATTCAGGAGGACGGAAAAGCGACCGCCGAGCGGGGCTACGTGACCGATCGCTTTGGCGACGCCGCCTGCGAGTTCCTGCGGCGCGAGCACGACCGCCCGTTCTTTTTGTTCGTGTCGTTCACCGCTCCGCATGGTCCCAATCAACCAAAAGAGGCAGATCTCGACCGCCTCTCGCACATCGCACCAGGGCGTCGCCGCCGGCATTGTGGGCTGACTGTCGCGCTCGACGACAACGTCGGCAAGATTCTCGAGTGCCTCGACGAACAGCGACTGGCCGACAATACGCTGGTGATCTTCACGAACGACAACGGGGGCCAAACGCAAACCGGTGCCAACAACAACCCGCTCTCAGGACACAAGGGCGAGTTGCTCGAGGGGGGCATCCGCGTGCCGATGGCCATGCGGTGGCCAGGCAAGATCGATGCTGGCACCGTGATCGACGACCCCGTGATTTCGCTCGACCTGGTACCCACCTTCCTCTCCGCGGCTGGCACCACCCCATCCGACGCATGGCAACTCGACGGCACCAACCTCACCGGCCGACTCACTGGCGAACTCACTTCGCTACCCGACCGCCCACTCTTCTGGCGCAAGGGGGGCAGCCAAGGTGCCCGGGCGATTCGGCAAGGCAACTGGAAACTACTCGACCTTCGCACCGAAGGGAGCACCGCGCAGCTGTTCGACCTGGCGAGCGATCCGAAAGAGCAACGCGATGTGTCGGCCGCGCACCCCGAAACGGCCAAGTCGCTGGCGGAGAAACTCGACGCCTGGGAAGCAGAGCTAATCGAACCCCGCTGGGGCCCCGGGGCGTAG
- a CDS encoding leucine-rich repeat domain-containing protein has translation MYQEMADEQNAINQLNSYNEVSYESRGMGIGGFLLHLSLEDPSGLQVVVGIDAEVAGITDSQIDNLRNMRFIESLILARNSLTDRSVKSIVESRFADRLNYLELGNTDITNESLSDLSRLGSLQFLGLNSTGVSDEGIVKLRVLTNLKTLTLCDTDITDLGLEYLGQYLKLKEVDITSTQCTAAGIERFISLQAPNANKVLIGVTNLGLTEEWKESVRKSYPWVRFLD, from the coding sequence GTGTATCAAGAAATGGCAGATGAGCAAAACGCCATCAATCAACTGAACAGCTACAATGAGGTGTCTTATGAATCGCGAGGGATGGGCATCGGAGGTTTTCTTCTACATTTGTCTTTAGAAGACCCCTCCGGCCTTCAAGTAGTAGTAGGAATCGATGCAGAAGTGGCAGGAATAACGGATAGCCAAATCGATAACTTGCGAAACATGAGATTCATTGAGAGTCTTATCTTGGCAAGGAATTCTCTCACCGATCGATCTGTAAAGTCTATTGTTGAATCCAGATTTGCAGATCGACTCAACTACCTTGAATTGGGCAATACAGACATCACCAATGAGTCGCTTTCTGATCTAAGCCGACTTGGATCACTTCAATTCCTTGGGCTAAACTCAACTGGTGTTAGTGACGAGGGGATTGTTAAGCTGCGTGTCCTCACTAATCTTAAAACACTAACCCTATGTGATACGGACATCACCGATCTCGGCTTGGAGTATCTTGGACAGTATCTGAAACTGAAAGAAGTTGATATTACGTCCACTCAATGCACAGCGGCAGGCATTGAGAGATTCATAAGTCTCCAAGCCCCTAACGCGAATAAGGTGTTGATTGGGGTCACGAATCTGGGACTAACAGAGGAGTGGAAAGAATCTGTTCGCAAGAGCTACCCCTGGGTGAGGTTTTTGGATTAG
- a CDS encoding leucine-rich repeat domain-containing protein — MISVALGIARYSHQSNCKLLDAFDANDLVANYRQNLPTWLCRVTGELAFIEITSIYSDEQCLSKDDVDLMNQCPTLKYLDLSGMMGLQVCSSHPLCVHEQVRALILSGSDVDDLSLKQLIDACPNLLHLDIENCAQISCNGLSDVRQLESLETLSIDGKQVSNELIPALSTLPNLKCITLVGPDASDVTLKMLIPLRGVKEIVILGTQVTQSGIKDFRSIRPETTVAYNHEQMH; from the coding sequence TTGATTTCGGTAGCCCTTGGAATTGCCCGGTATTCACATCAATCAAACTGCAAACTACTGGACGCATTTGACGCGAATGATCTGGTCGCCAATTACCGACAGAATCTGCCGACATGGTTGTGTCGTGTTACAGGGGAACTAGCCTTCATCGAGATTACAAGTATCTATTCGGACGAGCAGTGTCTTTCGAAAGATGATGTTGACTTAATGAATCAATGCCCAACCCTGAAGTACTTAGACTTGTCCGGCATGATGGGATTGCAGGTTTGCAGCTCACATCCACTTTGCGTTCACGAACAAGTTAGAGCACTTATTCTCAGTGGATCAGACGTTGATGACTTGAGCCTAAAGCAACTCATTGATGCCTGCCCCAACTTGTTGCATCTTGACATAGAGAATTGTGCGCAAATCAGTTGCAACGGACTCAGTGATGTTAGGCAGCTTGAGAGTCTTGAAACTTTATCTATTGATGGCAAACAAGTCTCGAATGAACTCATTCCAGCCCTATCTACTCTACCAAACCTTAAGTGCATTACTTTAGTCGGCCCTGATGCTTCAGACGTTACACTCAAGATGCTGATCCCTTTACGAGGCGTAAAAGAGATAGTCATCCTGGGCACTCAAGTCACTCAGTCTGGTATCAAAGACTTTCGGTCGATCAGGCCAGAGACCACAGTTGCCTACAACCATGAACAGATGCACTGA
- a CDS encoding IS3 family transposase, which produces MKYAWISEHRDSFPVALMCQLLQVSRSGYYDSVDRPRSKRSERTAKIHESVRQVFEASDTIYGPQKIAHELQQHEELETACRNTVASAMKEMGLKSRVRKRFTPTTTKADPSKQQAPNVLDRDFDAERPNQKWVTDITYLPTLAGWVYVAVVVDLFSRKVVGWSMSHSLATPLVSDALRQAIESRQPRTGELLHHSDRGCQYTSESYQRTLQTLGIECSMSRRGNCYDNAVAERFFWSLKHEWTKHYEYADLESARLSVFKYIDMFYNRQRLHPSLGYTPPEAFETDYAPTVAA; this is translated from the coding sequence ATGAAGTACGCCTGGATTAGCGAGCACCGCGACTCCTTTCCGGTGGCCCTGATGTGCCAGCTCCTTCAGGTCAGTCGATCGGGCTACTACGACTCGGTCGACCGTCCGCGAAGTAAACGCTCCGAGCGGACGGCCAAGATTCACGAGTCCGTACGGCAGGTCTTCGAGGCAAGCGACACGATCTATGGTCCCCAGAAGATCGCTCACGAACTCCAGCAACACGAGGAGTTGGAGACGGCCTGTCGTAACACGGTGGCTTCTGCGATGAAAGAAATGGGCCTGAAAAGCCGAGTCCGTAAGCGGTTCACGCCGACGACGACCAAGGCGGATCCGTCCAAACAGCAAGCGCCGAACGTCTTGGATCGGGACTTCGATGCGGAGCGTCCGAACCAGAAATGGGTGACCGACATCACGTACTTGCCGACGCTGGCTGGTTGGGTGTACGTGGCGGTCGTCGTTGATCTGTTTAGCCGCAAGGTGGTAGGTTGGTCGATGAGTCATTCGCTGGCCACCCCGCTGGTGAGCGATGCGTTACGTCAAGCCATCGAGTCACGACAACCACGTACTGGCGAACTGCTGCATCACAGTGATCGCGGTTGTCAGTACACGAGTGAGAGCTATCAACGGACCTTGCAGACACTTGGCATCGAGTGTTCGATGAGCCGCCGGGGCAACTGCTACGACAACGCGGTTGCCGAGAGGTTCTTCTGGAGTCTGAAACATGAGTGGACGAAGCACTATGAGTACGCCGACCTTGAGTCAGCACGCCTGAGCGTATTCAAGTACATTGACATGTTCTACAATCGCCAGCGACTCCACCCGTCGCTGGGTTACACCCCCCCTGAAGCATTCGAAACCGATTACGCCCCGACCGTAGCGGCGTAA
- a CDS encoding transposase, translated as MDEQAKRQRPTYSDEFKRDAVRLVVEEGYSFKAACEAVGVCDATLRAWHAKLAPPPEPCGDDATVEEMRAEIARLRKQLKRTELEREILKKATAYFAKEST; from the coding sequence ATGGACGAGCAAGCGAAGCGGCAGCGGCCGACGTATAGCGATGAGTTCAAGCGAGACGCGGTGCGACTGGTAGTTGAGGAAGGTTATTCGTTCAAGGCAGCCTGCGAGGCGGTGGGGGTATGCGATGCCACGCTGCGGGCCTGGCACGCCAAATTGGCTCCCCCGCCGGAGCCGTGCGGTGACGACGCCACGGTCGAGGAGATGCGAGCCGAGATCGCTCGGCTCCGCAAACAACTCAAGCGGACCGAACTGGAACGAGAAATCCTAAAAAAAGCCACGGCGTACTTTGCGAAGGAGTCGACATGA